The genomic segment AGGGTCCACTTATGATAGAGAAAACCCTGGCGTTCCGATCTCGTACACAACTAACTTTTTGAAAGATAATGACTTAGCGGTTGTTAAAAACAACTCAGAATATATCGAAACAACTTCGAAATCTTATACAGATGGAAAAATTAATATTGATCATTCTGGTGGTTATGTAGCCCAATTCAATATATCTTGGGATGAAGTAAGTTATGACGAGAACGGAAATGAAATAAAAGTTCATAAGAAATGGGGCGAAAATTATAAGAGTAAGTTAGCTCATTTCACTTCTTCTATCTATTTGCCAGGAAATGCGAGAAATATTAACATCTATGCAAGAGAATGTACCGGCTTGTTTTGGGAATGGTGGAGAACTGTTATAGATGACAGAAACTTACCATTAGTAAAAAATAGAAATGTATCTATTTGGGGTACAACGCTTTACCCAAGACATTCTAATAATGTAGATAATCCGATTCAGTAGTAAAAAATAATTTAAAATGGAAAGACCCGCTTAACACACACACCATAAAATAAGTTTGCTACGTATTCTTAAGCAAAACTACCCATTACTTATGCAGTAAATAAAAAAAGGGAAGTTCAAAGAATATGGAAGCAAGCTTATTTTTTAACGTAAAATCCCTAAATTCTTTAACAAATGTCAAAGAATATGCGGGTATTTAGTCTTATACTAAATTTGTACCATAAAGTTTAAGCAGTCTATCAGTTCTACTGGAAAAGCATTTATTGCTCCCACATAAGTATTAAATGCAAAAAAACGTATCCCTAATTCTCTGCCAGATGAACGATAGATTGCTTGAATTATAATTTTTTGAGCATAAACAAATAAATAGAGGTGATAAAAATGATAATAGTTAAGAAAAAAAGGAATTTTATGTTAGGTTTTCTTTTTCTCGTAATCATAATAACAGTCATTTGCCCAGTGAAAACAAAAGCAATGGATACACACAAATGGATGGCTCATTTAGCAGATGATGTTCGATTTGAAAAGCTAGCGATACCAGGAGTACAAAATAATTCAAATGCTTGTAAAAATGAAAAAATCACCAAGCAATTAAATACAGGTGTACGTTTTTTTGATTTAAGTTTACACTGTGCAGAAATAGAACAAACTGAAGAATCAATGGCAGAAATAGATCGTTTTATTCAGAAAAATCAATCAGAATTCGTTCTAGTTGTAACAAATAATAATCCAGTGGTCAAAAGGTCTAATAGTACTTATAGGATAGATAGTCGCTGTGGAAAAATAAAAATTAAAAATTTTCGTGGTAAAATTTTGATGGTTGATAGCAAAGAAATGAAGGAATTAAAAATTCATCCTTATGAAAAAGCTAAGAATAATGGCTGGCGATACATGCTAGTGGCAAACAGTATTATAC from the Listeria seeligeri serovar 1/2b str. SLCC3954 genome contains:
- a CDS encoding PI-PLC domain-containing protein, with the translated sequence MIIVKKKRNFMLGFLFLVIIITVICPVKTKAMDTHKWMAHLADDVRFEKLAIPGVQNNSNACKNEKITKQLNTGVRFFDLSLHCAEIEQTEESMAEIDRFIQKNQSEFVLVVTNNNPVVKRSNSTYRIDSRCGKIKIKNFRGKILMVDSKEMKELKIHPYEKAKNNGWRYMLVANSIIPKLNQSIITRMNNKGVFMINNPCWKEVRKVVNLNRDYKKPKRVIY